The sequence below is a genomic window from candidate division WOR-1 bacterium RIFOXYB2_FULL_36_35.
ATCACACTTTGATCTTACATAACTCATGGCTGCTTTGGCCGATTCTTGCATAACCTCTCCCAAATGTCCGGTGATTGTTAGTGTTCCTCTCCCTTTCATTGTTGTTACTTCAATAGGGAGAGTATCTCCTCCTACTTCAGTCCATGCGAGTCCTGTTGTAACCCCCATCTGGTCTTCTTTTTCTGCAAGGCCATAATGATATTTTGGGGCTCCCAGGTAAAAACTTAGATTGTCTTTATTAACCAAAAAAACTTTGTCTTCTTCTTTTGTTTTTATAAGTTGTGTTGCTATTTTACGCAGAACTGTTGCTATTGTCCTTTCAAGATTGCGGACTCCGGCTTCTCTGGTATAACTTTGTATCATTTGAAGGAGAGCATTGTCTTCTATTTTTGCCTGCAACTCTTTTAATCCATGTTTTTGTATTTCTCTTGGCAGCAAATATTCTTTTGCGATATGCAGTTTCTCTTCTTCTGTGTATCCTGACATTTCAATAATTTCCATCCTGTCATGAAGAGGGCGGGGGATTGGCTCTATTGTGTTGGCTGTTGTTATAAAGAAAACATCTGATAAATCAAACGGCAAATCTATATAATGGTCGACAAATTCCTTGTTTTGTGCGGGATCTAATACTTCAAGGAGGGCTGCTGCAGGGTCTCCTTTAAAGTCCATTCCCATTTTATCCACTTCGTCCATAAGAAAGACAGGATTTGCAACTTTTCCTTTGTTTATGTTTTGTATAATTCTTCCCGGAAGAGCTCCGACATAGGTTCTTCTATGTCCTCTGATTTCTGCTTCATCGCGGATACCGCCTAAAGAGACATGGACAAACTTTCTTCCCATAGCTTCGGCGATGCTTGATGCGATACTTGTTTTTCCAACTCCCGGGGGGCCAACAAGACAAAGGATTGACCCTCCTATTTGTCCTGTCAGCTTGAGAACTGCGAAATATTCTACAATTCGCTCTTTAACTTTTTTTAATCCATAATGATCTTTGTTTAATTTTTCTTCTACTTCTTGGATGTCTATTTTGCTTTTACTCTTTTTGTTCCAGGGAAGATCTATTAACCAATCAAGATATGTCCTAATTACCGTTGCTTCGGCTGACATGGGGGTCATTTTTTCCAGGCGATCCAGTTCTTTTTTTGTTTTTTCTTTTACGTTCGCGGGAAGTTTTGCTTTTGCGATTTTCTTTTTATATTCATCAATTTCCGGACCGGAGGAAAAATCTTCCGACCCTTCTTCCGTCTCTTCTCCTAATTCTTCTTTTATGGCTTTTAATTTTTCTTTTAAATAATATTCTTTTTGAACTTTTTCTATCTGTTTTCTAACTTTACTTTGCAAGTTTTTTTCAACTTCCAGGACTTCAAGCTCTTTTTCTATGATTTGGCAAAGTTTTTTTAGTCGGCTTTCCACTGAAATAGATTCCAAGATCATCTGTTTTTCGTCTATTTTAAGGGTTATGTATGAAGCAATAAGATCTGCTAGTCGTCCAGGCTTATCCACATTTATTATGGACATTAAAGTTTCAGGCGGAATTCGTTTGTTTAATTTTACATATTTTTCAAAGAGTTTTATTGTGTTTTTGATCAGCGCTTCGATTTCAGTTGTTACCCCTTCCGGTTCTGCAATTCTGCTGGCCAAAACTTTGTAGTAGGGTGACTCTTGTGTAAATTTTTCTATTTTAATTCTTGAAATTCCTTCTACTAATATTTTTATAGTTCCGTCAGGCAGCTCAAGCAGTTGTACTACTTCACCAAGTGTTCCTATCGTGCAAAGATCTTGAGACGAAGGATCTTCTACTTCTTCATTTTTTTGCGATGAAAATACGACGACTTTTTCTCTTTTAAGCGTTTCTTCAAGGGCTTTAATAGATTTGCTGCGACCGATAAATAAAGGGACTATCATTTGAGGAAAAACAACAATATTACGTATGGGAATTAATGGAAATTCCTCTTTCCATGTTGAAGTATTTTCAGTTTTATCTTTATTTGATTTTTTGTTTGAAGTCATCTATTTTGATTTTTTATTGCCAGAAGAAGCATCTTTCATTGAT
It includes:
- a CDS encoding endopeptidase La; this encodes MTSNKKSNKDKTENTSTWKEEFPLIPIRNIVVFPQMIVPLFIGRSKSIKALEETLKREKVVVFSSQKNEEVEDPSSQDLCTIGTLGEVVQLLELPDGTIKILVEGISRIKIEKFTQESPYYKVLASRIAEPEGVTTEIEALIKNTIKLFEKYVKLNKRIPPETLMSIINVDKPGRLADLIASYITLKIDEKQMILESISVESRLKKLCQIIEKELEVLEVEKNLQSKVRKQIEKVQKEYYLKEKLKAIKEELGEETEEGSEDFSSGPEIDEYKKKIAKAKLPANVKEKTKKELDRLEKMTPMSAEATVIRTYLDWLIDLPWNKKSKSKIDIQEVEEKLNKDHYGLKKVKERIVEYFAVLKLTGQIGGSILCLVGPPGVGKTSIASSIAEAMGRKFVHVSLGGIRDEAEIRGHRRTYVGALPGRIIQNINKGKVANPVFLMDEVDKMGMDFKGDPAAALLEVLDPAQNKEFVDHYIDLPFDLSDVFFITTANTIEPIPRPLHDRMEIIEMSGYTEEEKLHIAKEYLLPREIQKHGLKELQAKIEDNALLQMIQSYTREAGVRNLERTIATVLRKIATQLIKTKEEDKVFLVNKDNLSFYLGAPKYHYGLAEKEDQMGVTTGLAWTEVGGDTLPIEVTTMKGRGTLTITGHLGEVMQESAKAAMSYVRSKCDELGIDENFYRKLDLHIHVPEGAVPKDGPSAGIAMATALVSSLCEIPARKDVAMTGEITLRGKVLAIGGLKEKLLAARRAGIIEVILPYENEKDLKEIEEELPKDMKFTLAKEADEVLRKALTLDPFTYRRPTEDLPKEEKTPPFDDQMFA